In Capsicum annuum cultivar UCD-10X-F1 chromosome 7, UCD10Xv1.1, whole genome shotgun sequence, one genomic interval encodes:
- the LOC107876648 gene encoding heterogeneous nuclear ribonucleoprotein 1: protein MGKNDFGDGASPGKIFIGGLATETTLEQFVKYFEKYGEIIDSVIMKDRHTGRPRGFGFITYADPTVVDTVIAENHIINDKQVEIKRTIPKGSSADSKDFKTKKIFVGGIPTTMTEDEFNNFFSKFGKVLEYEIIRDHVSKRSRGFGFIVFDNEQVVDNLLAEGNRIDMMGTQVEIKKAEPKKPSNPAFAPAYGSNSRGRGYGDSYGGFANSYNGFDSGGFGPASYRSFGSRFGDYGYGGGEFGGRYGDFGSSEFGGYRGDPSLGYSSRFGSYAGGYGGGYGSSGLGAYGRGGGYGGYGGSGPGAGYESGPGAGYGGAGGLYGSRGGYSGSGRYHPYAR from the exons ATGGGCAAGAATGATTTCGGCGATGGCGCTAGTCCTGG AAAAATCTTTATTGGAGGTTTAGCGACAGAGACGACGTTAG aacaatttgtGAAGTACTTTGAGAAGTATGGAGAGATAATAGACTCGGTGATTATGAAAGataggcatacaggtagacccagaggttttgggttcatcacttatgcagatccaaccgttgtagacactgttatagccgaaaaccatattatcaatgacaaacaa GTTGAGATTAAAAGAACCATTCCGAAAGGATCTTCTGCTGATTCAAAGGATTTTAAAACGAAGAAGATTTTTGTTGGTGGCATTCCTACTACCATGACTGAAG ATGAATTCAATAACTTTTTCTCCAAGTTTGGGAAAGTACTGGAGTATGAGATCATACGAGATCACGTGTCCAAGCGTTCTAGAGGCTTTGGATTTATTGTGTTTGACAATGAACAAGTAGTTGATAATTTGCTGGCCGAGGGGAATAGGATTGACATGATGGGTACTCAG GTTGAGATCAAGAAGGCAGAACCAAAGAAACCCTCAAACCCAGCTTTTGCTCCTGCATATGGTAGTAACTCTAGGGGGCGTGGATATGGCGATAGTTATGGAGGATTTGCCAATTCATATAACGGTTTTGATAGTGGAGGTTTTGGCCCTGCTTCTTATAGGTCATTTGGATCTAGGTTTGGTGACTATGGATATGGTGGTGGTGAATTTGGTGGTAGATATGGAGACTTTGGCAGTAGTGAATTTGGTGGTTACCGTGGAGACCCTTCACTCGGTTATTCTAGTCGTTTTGGCTCGTACGCTGGTGGTTATGGTGGGGGATATGGTAGCAGCGGACTAGGAGCATATGGCCGTGGGGGAGGTTATGGGGGTTATGGTGGATCTGGCCCTGGTGCTGGTTATGAATCTGGCCCTGGTGCTGGTTATGGTGGAGCAGGAGGTTTATATGGAAGTAGGG